The following are encoded together in the Proteiniphilum saccharofermentans genome:
- the thiD gene encoding bifunctional hydroxymethylpyrimidine kinase/phosphomethylpyrimidine kinase, protein MKKQYRRALSIAGSDPSGGAGIQADLKTFSACGCYGATVIVAVVDENTVGVTGVHPVPVPFVVGQIRSVLDDIGADAIKIGMLHSSELIRSVKGTLSEYAIRDIVLDPVMVATSGDKLLQDEAISTLKEELIPHVRVITPNIPEAEILLGKEIRSQKDLPLVVKDLSFGRSVSVLLKAGHLAEDELIDVFYNAETDELTALSSQRITTKNTHGTGCTLSSAIAAFLAHGLPLNDAVRKAKEYIDRAILVGAEYEIGKGHGPVHHFFDFWR, encoded by the coding sequence ATGAAAAAACAGTATAGAAGAGCCTTATCCATTGCAGGCAGCGATCCGAGTGGAGGCGCGGGAATCCAGGCTGACTTAAAAACATTCTCCGCCTGCGGATGCTACGGTGCGACGGTGATTGTGGCCGTGGTAGATGAAAATACGGTAGGTGTAACCGGTGTACACCCTGTCCCTGTACCATTTGTTGTAGGGCAAATCCGTTCCGTGCTGGATGATATCGGAGCGGATGCAATTAAAATAGGGATGCTCCATTCGTCCGAGCTCATCCGGTCGGTAAAAGGCACATTGTCTGAATATGCCATCAGGGATATTGTGCTGGATCCGGTGATGGTGGCCACATCCGGTGACAAGTTACTGCAGGACGAAGCCATCAGTACATTGAAAGAAGAGTTGATACCGCATGTGCGCGTCATAACGCCCAATATTCCCGAAGCGGAGATATTACTGGGGAAAGAGATCCGGTCTCAAAAGGATTTACCGTTAGTTGTAAAGGATCTTTCTTTTGGCCGTTCCGTATCGGTCTTATTAAAAGCCGGACATCTGGCAGAAGATGAGTTGATAGATGTGTTTTATAATGCCGAAACCGATGAATTGACAGCACTAAGTTCCCAACGTATTACAACTAAAAACACCCATGGAACAGGTTGTACATTATCTTCGGCCATTGCCGCTTTTCTGGCGCACGGGTTGCCGCTCAACGATGCTGTAAGGAAAGCGAAAGAGTATATAGATCGCGCTATTTTAGTCGGCGCTGAATATGAAATCGGCAAAGGACACGGACCTGTTCATCATTTTTTTGATTTCTGGAGATAG
- the trxB gene encoding thioredoxin-disulfide reductase yields MMNATNHYDAIVIGAGPAGLTAGIYLSRAKLRTLIVNEGTVGGQMVLTHEIANYPGVESISGYQLANMMKKQAKSFGCDIRSNVAISGLELAGETKGLTLSDGSIYTSDSVILATGGRSRTLGVPGEDTFKGRGISYCATCDGDFFTDKEIIVLGGGNSALEEAVSLTKYASKVHIVHQFDHFQAFEHAVEEARNNPKIDFTMESSITAFFGNDKLESVDIKNLRRGETSRFSIDGVFIFIGYIPNTEFLKGKVKLNQWGEIQVNPDMSTNIEGVYAAGDCIAKRFRQVATAVGDGTVAALSASAYLHNLKTKKQLIPA; encoded by the coding sequence ATGATGAACGCAACCAATCATTATGATGCGATCGTAATAGGGGCAGGTCCCGCCGGGCTTACGGCGGGCATTTACCTGTCGCGCGCGAAACTCAGGACGCTTATCGTGAATGAGGGCACGGTGGGAGGACAAATGGTGCTTACCCATGAAATTGCCAATTATCCCGGAGTGGAAAGCATCAGCGGCTATCAACTTGCCAACATGATGAAAAAACAGGCAAAGTCCTTCGGATGCGATATCCGGTCTAATGTCGCAATCTCCGGTTTAGAACTGGCGGGGGAAACCAAAGGCCTGACACTTTCCGACGGAAGCATCTACACATCCGACAGCGTCATCCTTGCTACGGGTGGACGTTCGCGGACATTAGGCGTGCCGGGTGAAGATACATTCAAAGGCCGGGGAATATCCTATTGCGCCACTTGCGACGGTGATTTCTTTACAGATAAAGAAATTATTGTGCTGGGCGGCGGTAATTCAGCGCTTGAGGAGGCAGTATCACTCACCAAATATGCCTCCAAGGTCCATATCGTCCACCAGTTCGATCATTTCCAGGCTTTCGAACATGCTGTGGAAGAAGCCCGCAACAATCCGAAAATAGATTTTACCATGGAGTCGTCTATTACAGCATTCTTTGGAAACGATAAGCTGGAGAGCGTGGATATAAAGAACCTCAGGAGGGGCGAAACGAGCCGTTTCAGCATCGATGGTGTGTTTATCTTTATCGGCTATATCCCCAATACGGAGTTCCTGAAAGGCAAGGTGAAACTGAACCAATGGGGAGAGATACAGGTAAATCCCGACATGTCTACCAACATCGAAGGCGTATATGCCGCGGGAGACTGCATCGCCAAGCGTTTCCGCCAGGTCGCCACGGCCGTGGGAGACGGAACGGTGGCAGCACTCAGCGCGTCCGCCTATTTGCACAATTTGAAAACGAAGAAACAACTAATTCCGGCATGA
- the thiM gene encoding hydroxyethylthiazole kinase: MIRIENLVRDLNLVRERSPLIHNITNYVAMNNSANALLAVGASPVMAHSLDEVAEMAGIASSLVINIGTLEAEWVKAMLIAGKTALDRHIPVVFDPVGAGATSYRSRVCMQIIEECRPSVIRGNASEIIALSNANARTKGVDSTNSSEAALNPAKALANETGAIVVVSGETDYITDGIAVETVKNGNPMMARVTGMGCTASAIVGTFTAINPNFLEAATHAMFIMGIAGEIATRTSKGNGSLQINFLDTLFNIDEDAIRQNIRL; the protein is encoded by the coding sequence ATGATACGTATTGAAAATTTGGTTCGGGACCTGAACCTTGTAAGAGAAAGGTCCCCACTCATACATAACATAACCAATTATGTGGCGATGAATAATTCGGCAAATGCGTTGCTGGCAGTAGGCGCATCGCCGGTAATGGCGCATTCGCTGGATGAAGTTGCCGAAATGGCCGGTATAGCTTCTTCGTTGGTTATCAATATCGGCACCCTTGAGGCCGAATGGGTAAAAGCCATGTTGATAGCAGGCAAGACGGCATTGGATAGACATATCCCGGTTGTCTTCGATCCTGTGGGCGCCGGAGCCACATCATACCGGTCGAGGGTATGTATGCAAATAATAGAAGAGTGCAGGCCTTCGGTCATCCGGGGCAATGCTTCGGAAATAATCGCCTTATCCAATGCCAACGCGCGGACCAAAGGTGTTGACAGTACAAACAGTTCTGAAGCTGCATTAAATCCGGCTAAAGCTTTGGCTAACGAAACCGGTGCAATCGTGGTTGTCAGCGGGGAAACGGATTATATAACCGATGGAATCGCCGTTGAGACCGTAAAGAACGGGAACCCGATGATGGCAAGAGTGACAGGTATGGGATGCACCGCATCCGCTATCGTAGGAACTTTTACCGCTATCAACCCGAACTTCCTTGAAGCGGCCACCCACGCCATGTTTATTATGGGTATCGCAGGAGAAATTGCGACCAGAACCTCGAAAGGAAACGGCAGTCTTCAAATAAACTTTCTGGATACACTTTTCAATATCGACGAAGATGCCATAAGGCAAAATATTCGACTATGA
- the trxA gene encoding thioredoxin yields the protein MQTVLIIIGLLAPAFIIYMYRLQAKIRKTPMVGDHQKIITLTDKNFQHQTKGKVMLVDFWAAWCTPCRMMAPVLNEVADELTENLHVGKVDIEQYQSLARKYNVRSIPTMILFKNGVEINRFVGIKNRDFLLKQIRSVQ from the coding sequence ATGCAAACAGTTTTAATTATTATCGGGTTACTCGCGCCGGCTTTTATTATTTATATGTACAGACTCCAGGCTAAAATAAGAAAGACTCCCATGGTCGGCGACCATCAAAAGATTATCACCCTGACGGATAAAAACTTTCAGCACCAGACAAAAGGCAAAGTAATGCTGGTCGATTTCTGGGCGGCATGGTGCACTCCCTGCCGGATGATGGCCCCCGTGTTGAACGAAGTGGCCGATGAACTGACGGAGAACCTCCATGTCGGGAAGGTAGATATCGAGCAATACCAGTCGCTTGCCCGGAAATACAATGTGCGGAGTATTCCCACAATGATCCTGTTCAAAAACGGCGTCGAGATAAACCGTTTCGTAGGGATCAAAAACAGGGATTTCCTGCTCAAACAAATTCGTAGTGTGCAATAG
- a CDS encoding prolyl oligopeptidase family serine peptidase has protein sequence MKKVLILMCIVSALVSCKQENKQVVEVTYPETRKVDTVDTYFDTEIKDPYRWLEDDRSDETAAWVKAQNEVTFGYLEKIPFRNQIKNKLEDLWNYEKIGAPFTEGDYTFYLKNDGLQNQYVLYKRDKDGNEEIFLDPNNFSEDGTTSLAGLEFSKDSKTVAYAISEGGSDWRKVIIMDVTSKAILGDTLIDIKFSGLSWKGNEGFYYSSYDKPTGSELSAMTDQHKLYYHKLGTSQSEDKIVFGLDQKRRYIGGYVTEDDKYLIITAANSTYGNELYIKDLTNPNSKIVTLVNNFDNDHYVIENDGDKLFIVTDKDAPNRKIVIADAKNPSAPWVDFVPETENVLSPSTGSGYFFAHYMKDAISQVKQYDYHGNLVREVELPGVGSVGGFGGKKEDTTLYFTFTNYITAGTIYSYEPKEGKTEVYEKSKAKFNSDDYESKQVFYTSKDGTKIPMIISHKKGIKLNGKNPTILYGYGGFNVSLTPGFSIANAVWMENGGIYAVPNLRGGGEYGKQWHVAGTQTQKQNVFDDFIAAGEFLIENGYTSPDYLAIRGGSNGGLLVGACMTQRPDLFKVALPAVGVLDMLRYHTFTAGAGWAYDYGTADQSKEMFEYLLAYSPVHNVKPGVEYPATLITTADHDDRVVPAHSFKFAAGLQENQNGTNPVLIRVDVNAGHGAGKPLSKTIEENADIQAFTLFNMGVRPLGS, from the coding sequence ATGAAAAAAGTTCTTATCCTTATGTGTATTGTATCTGCTTTGGTTTCGTGTAAGCAAGAAAACAAACAAGTAGTAGAGGTTACTTATCCTGAAACCAGGAAAGTGGATACGGTGGATACCTATTTCGATACGGAAATTAAAGACCCGTATCGTTGGCTGGAAGATGACCGTTCAGACGAAACGGCAGCCTGGGTTAAAGCGCAAAACGAAGTGACATTTGGTTATCTGGAAAAAATTCCTTTCCGAAATCAAATTAAAAACAAACTGGAAGATTTGTGGAACTACGAGAAAATCGGCGCTCCGTTTACCGAAGGAGATTACACTTTTTATCTCAAAAACGACGGATTACAGAATCAGTACGTTTTGTACAAAAGGGATAAAGACGGAAATGAAGAGATCTTCCTTGATCCGAATAATTTCTCAGAGGACGGAACTACTTCGTTGGCAGGGCTGGAATTTTCCAAAGACAGCAAAACGGTGGCTTATGCTATTTCGGAAGGGGGAAGTGACTGGAGAAAAGTCATCATTATGGATGTAACTTCCAAAGCAATTCTGGGAGATACACTTATTGATATTAAATTCAGCGGACTTTCGTGGAAAGGAAACGAGGGATTCTATTATTCGAGTTATGATAAGCCGACAGGAAGTGAACTCTCCGCAATGACAGACCAGCACAAATTGTATTACCATAAATTGGGAACGTCGCAATCGGAAGACAAAATAGTTTTCGGACTTGACCAAAAAAGACGTTATATCGGGGGTTATGTAACGGAAGATGATAAATATCTGATTATTACTGCGGCTAATTCCACTTACGGAAATGAATTGTATATTAAAGATTTGACAAATCCAAACAGTAAGATTGTTACTCTTGTAAATAATTTCGATAACGATCATTATGTTATTGAAAATGACGGGGACAAATTGTTTATCGTAACCGATAAAGATGCACCTAACCGCAAAATCGTGATAGCTGATGCCAAAAACCCTTCTGCTCCCTGGGTCGATTTTGTTCCTGAAACGGAGAATGTACTTTCTCCTTCCACCGGTTCGGGGTATTTCTTTGCCCACTATATGAAAGATGCGATTTCGCAGGTAAAGCAATATGATTACCATGGGAATTTAGTTCGTGAGGTTGAGCTTCCGGGAGTGGGATCAGTAGGAGGATTCGGAGGTAAAAAAGAAGATACGACACTTTATTTCACGTTTACGAATTATATTACGGCAGGAACGATATACTCGTACGAACCGAAAGAAGGAAAAACAGAAGTGTACGAAAAATCAAAAGCGAAATTCAATTCCGATGATTACGAGTCAAAACAGGTGTTTTATACTTCGAAGGACGGAACAAAAATTCCTATGATTATTTCGCACAAAAAAGGAATTAAACTCAACGGAAAAAATCCGACCATTCTTTATGGTTACGGAGGATTTAACGTGAGTCTTACTCCGGGCTTTTCAATTGCCAATGCGGTTTGGATGGAAAACGGGGGAATTTATGCCGTGCCGAATCTGAGAGGAGGAGGAGAATATGGTAAACAATGGCACGTAGCAGGAACTCAAACGCAAAAGCAAAATGTATTTGATGATTTCATTGCTGCAGGAGAATTTCTGATTGAGAATGGTTATACTTCACCGGATTATCTGGCGATCAGAGGAGGTTCTAACGGGGGACTTTTGGTCGGCGCTTGTATGACACAACGTCCTGATTTGTTCAAAGTAGCGCTTCCTGCAGTTGGAGTTTTGGATATGCTGCGTTACCATACCTTTACTGCAGGAGCCGGTTGGGCTTATGATTACGGAACAGCCGACCAAAGCAAGGAAATGTTTGAGTATTTATTGGCATATTCTCCTGTGCATAACGTAAAACCGGGAGTGGAATATCCTGCCACACTTATTACCACAGCCGACCACGATGACAGGGTTGTACCCGCACACAGCTTTAAGTTTGCAGCCGGGCTACAGGAAAACCAAAACGGAACAAATCCCGTGCTTATCCGGGTTGATGTGAATGCGGGACACGGAGCAGGAAAACCACTATCCAAGACTATAGAAGAAAATGCGGATATTCAGGCATTCACTTTGTTTAATATGGGAGTACGACCATTAGGGAGCTAA
- the tenA gene encoding thiaminase II yields MKWSEEAWQSTKPVYEKILALPFIKRLINGTLPKETFLFYIRQDAIYLSDYGKVLTGIASKLNDPGHIEAFIHFAGGTLAVEKVLHQSFMQELKSNGAIEPSPSCLLYISFLQKQLANAPIEVALATVLPCFWVYKEVGDYILEHQTKDNNPYQKWIDTYGGEEFARSVISAIAICDEIAEQCTEDRKKAMTESFIISTKLEWLFWDSAYRQEQWPV; encoded by the coding sequence ATGAAGTGGAGCGAAGAAGCATGGCAATCGACAAAGCCTGTTTATGAGAAAATATTGGCACTTCCGTTTATCAAAAGGCTGATCAATGGAACCTTACCCAAGGAAACGTTTCTGTTTTACATCCGGCAGGATGCTATTTATCTGTCGGATTATGGGAAAGTATTGACCGGGATTGCGTCAAAATTAAATGATCCCGGGCATATCGAAGCTTTCATCCATTTTGCCGGTGGTACTCTGGCGGTCGAAAAAGTATTGCATCAATCCTTTATGCAGGAGCTAAAGAGCAACGGAGCGATAGAACCATCGCCAAGCTGTCTGTTATACATTTCCTTTCTTCAGAAACAACTGGCCAATGCACCCATAGAAGTGGCGTTGGCTACGGTATTGCCTTGTTTTTGGGTTTATAAGGAAGTGGGAGATTATATATTGGAGCATCAAACGAAAGATAATAATCCATACCAAAAGTGGATCGATACCTATGGCGGTGAAGAGTTTGCAAGGTCCGTCATATCAGCTATCGCCATTTGCGATGAAATTGCGGAACAATGTACCGAAGACCGCAAAAAAGCTATGACCGAGTCTTTTATTATAAGTACCAAACTTGAATGGCTTTTCTGGGACAGCGCTTACAGACAGGAACAATGGCCGGTTTAA
- a CDS encoding DEAD/DEAH box helicase: protein MTFKELSIVEPVLRALNEKGHTIPTPIQQQAIAPALDNRDILGLAQTGTGKTAAFVLPIIQQLYLNKSQGRKREIRALILTPTRELAIQINECLSDYIRYTGLRHCVIYGGVKQNAQVNALKQGIDILVATPGRLLDLMNQKIISLQSIRHFVLDEADRMLDMGFIHDIKRLLPQLPRVKQTLFFSATMPSSIADLSRSILHKPVRVEVAPVSSVVDTIEQYIYFVEKPEKKNLLIDLLKKDRKKSVLIFSRTKHGADKIARILSKSGINSAAIHGNKSQNARQKALSDFKSHKIQTLIATDIAARGIDINNLELVINYDLPDVAETYVHRIGRTGRAGNTGTALTFCADEERDMLKDIQKLTGKTLVVAS, encoded by the coding sequence ATGACATTTAAAGAATTATCTATTGTAGAGCCGGTATTGAGGGCTCTGAACGAAAAAGGACATACAATTCCCACACCAATACAACAACAGGCTATTGCCCCGGCACTTGACAACCGTGATATCTTAGGACTGGCACAAACCGGCACAGGAAAGACCGCAGCTTTTGTACTTCCCATCATACAACAACTCTATTTGAATAAATCTCAGGGTCGAAAAAGAGAGATCAGAGCGTTGATTTTAACACCTACGCGGGAACTGGCTATCCAGATCAACGAATGCCTGAGCGATTATATCCGCTATACGGGGCTTCGCCACTGTGTGATTTATGGTGGAGTAAAGCAGAATGCACAGGTAAATGCATTGAAACAGGGGATAGATATATTGGTAGCTACTCCGGGACGTCTGCTCGATTTAATGAACCAGAAGATCATCAGTCTCCAGTCTATCCGCCATTTTGTGCTGGATGAAGCTGACCGGATGCTGGATATGGGATTTATCCACGATATCAAGCGGTTGTTACCACAACTCCCCAGGGTGAAGCAAACCCTCTTCTTTTCGGCTACCATGCCGTCTTCTATAGCTGATCTCTCACGCTCTATCCTGCACAAGCCGGTCAGGGTAGAGGTGGCGCCGGTATCGTCGGTAGTGGACACCATAGAGCAATATATCTATTTTGTAGAAAAACCGGAGAAGAAAAATCTGCTGATAGACCTGCTGAAAAAGGATAGAAAGAAATCGGTACTGATATTTTCCCGCACCAAACATGGAGCGGATAAGATCGCAAGGATACTTAGCAAGTCCGGAATAAACAGTGCAGCCATCCACGGGAATAAATCGCAGAATGCCAGACAAAAGGCGCTGTCTGATTTTAAATCGCACAAAATACAAACCCTTATCGCGACCGATATTGCAGCCAGGGGAATAGATATCAACAATCTGGAACTGGTCATCAACTACGATCTTCCGGATGTGGCCGAGACCTATGTGCATCGCATCGGCCGCACGGGCAGGGCAGGGAATACAGGTACTGCGTTGACGTTCTGTGCCGATGAAGAGAGGGATATGTTAAAAGATATCCAGAAATTGACGGGAAAAACCCTTGTGGTAGCAAGCTAA
- a CDS encoding cold-shock protein — MAKSVSYNKRDIEKKKQEKRLEKQKRKEERKANAGSGSLDDMIAYVDENGVITDTPPDPVRKQEIDIDNIVVSTPKKEDVVEPELKGRVEYFNPDKGYGFIKNAANMDKYFFHISSAPASIDEGDKVTFELERGKKGMNAVNIVITD, encoded by the coding sequence ATGGCTAAATCAGTTTCGTATAACAAAAGAGACATAGAAAAGAAAAAACAGGAAAAACGTTTGGAAAAACAAAAACGTAAAGAAGAGCGCAAAGCCAATGCAGGTTCCGGCTCATTGGATGATATGATCGCATATGTGGATGAAAACGGGGTGATCACCGACACTCCACCGGATCCGGTAAGAAAGCAGGAAATTGATATCGACAATATCGTGGTATCCACTCCAAAGAAGGAAGATGTCGTGGAGCCCGAACTCAAGGGACGGGTGGAATATTTCAATCCCGACAAAGGATACGGCTTTATCAAGAATGCGGCCAATATGGATAAATACTTCTTCCATATCAGTAGCGCACCGGCTTCTATCGATGAAGGAGATAAGGTTACCTTCGAGTTGGAACGCGGCAAAAAAGGGATGAATGCCGTGAATATTGTCATTACGGATTAA
- a CDS encoding Crp/Fnr family transcriptional regulator → MKTILENDNNFVCDIQAPCFQMLTPEEVELVQKSKTQVLFRKGDNLTKQGAFASYVLFVIDGMVKQYMEGEGNKSFNLRIIRPGEFVGLSSVFLRNTFNYSSVALTDCRAFLVEKDAIAGVVKQNGMFGFNIIKRYCEQNADLLETLHTVIYNQINGRMAKALLYIDGFKKDYPEIFLLLSRKDIANFAGTSVESAVKLLKNFEKDGLIQLNEKDILIINYEALAEISKRG, encoded by the coding sequence ATGAAGACGATATTAGAAAACGACAACAATTTCGTATGTGACATACAGGCTCCCTGTTTTCAGATGTTGACGCCTGAAGAGGTTGAACTGGTACAGAAAAGCAAAACGCAGGTACTGTTCCGGAAAGGCGATAACCTGACCAAGCAAGGTGCTTTTGCCTCTTACGTGCTTTTTGTGATTGACGGTATGGTAAAACAATATATGGAGGGTGAGGGGAACAAAAGTTTTAATTTAAGAATTATCCGTCCCGGGGAATTCGTGGGACTATCCTCTGTTTTCCTCCGGAATACATTCAACTATTCATCGGTAGCCCTGACCGATTGCAGGGCATTCCTCGTGGAAAAGGATGCGATAGCCGGCGTGGTTAAACAAAACGGAATGTTCGGATTCAATATCATCAAAAGATACTGCGAACAGAATGCCGATTTGCTGGAAACACTGCACACCGTGATTTATAACCAGATAAACGGCCGTATGGCTAAAGCCTTGCTATATATCGACGGATTCAAGAAGGACTACCCTGAGATATTCCTGCTTCTCTCGCGAAAGGATATTGCCAACTTTGCCGGCACTTCTGTCGAAAGCGCAGTGAAACTGTTGAAAAATTTTGAGAAGGACGGATTAATACAGTTGAATGAAAAAGATATTTTGATTATCAACTACGAAGCACTGGCTGAAATAAGTAAAAGAGGTTAA
- a CDS encoding DUF2683 family protein, with the protein METIIITPGNERQSNLVKSILKEMRIRFTSHTDENEIEVSAAEMEAIDRGLEDVKNGNVMSHSEAKKIFHNAIYKVEQ; encoded by the coding sequence ATGGAAACAATAATCATCACACCTGGAAACGAAAGGCAAAGCAACTTGGTAAAGTCTATCCTGAAAGAAATGCGTATTCGCTTTACGAGCCATACCGACGAAAATGAGATAGAAGTTTCAGCTGCAGAAATGGAGGCAATAGATAGAGGATTGGAAGACGTGAAAAACGGAAATGTTATGTCCCATAGTGAAGCGAAAAAAATATTTCACAATGCTATCTATAAAGTGGAGCAATAG
- the thiE gene encoding thiamine phosphate synthase, with protein MKNFDLSLYLVTDRLLSLGRPLEYVVEEAVKGGVTMVQLREKDCSSKEFYRQAITIKACLKPYNIPLIINDRLDIALACEAEGLHIGQYDLPYEVARKILGKNKIIGLSVENVQDVLEANKLDIDYIGISPVFSTPTKTDTAKELGLTGVREISLLSKHPSVGIGGINNSNARDIIQAGADGIAVVSAIMSAADPRLAASQLSDIVHQSKLKVNFLRNEGRGKLDCTMPSDDRKSTE; from the coding sequence ATGAAGAATTTCGACTTAAGTCTGTATTTGGTTACCGACCGTTTATTGTCCCTGGGCAGGCCGTTGGAATATGTAGTGGAAGAGGCTGTAAAAGGAGGGGTTACCATGGTGCAGTTGCGCGAAAAGGACTGTTCTTCAAAAGAATTTTACCGGCAGGCGATTACAATCAAAGCGTGTCTGAAGCCTTACAATATTCCGTTGATTATCAATGACAGGTTAGATATAGCGCTTGCCTGCGAAGCCGAAGGACTGCATATCGGCCAATACGATCTTCCCTATGAAGTTGCGCGGAAAATATTAGGGAAGAACAAAATAATCGGCCTGTCCGTTGAAAATGTACAGGATGTGCTTGAGGCCAATAAGCTGGATATAGATTATATCGGGATATCTCCTGTTTTCAGTACTCCGACCAAGACAGATACTGCTAAAGAGTTAGGCCTGACAGGCGTTCGTGAGATTTCTCTCTTGTCGAAACATCCCAGTGTCGGTATCGGTGGAATCAACAACAGCAATGCCCGGGATATAATACAAGCCGGCGCAGACGGTATTGCCGTTGTTTCGGCCATTATGTCGGCGGCAGATCCCCGGTTGGCGGCATCACAGCTGTCGGATATCGTCCATCAATCAAAATTAAAAGTGAATTTTCTTAGGAACGAGGGCAGAGGCAAGCTTGATTGCACTATGCCGAGTGACGACAGAAAATCAACGGAGTGA
- a CDS encoding type II toxin-antitoxin system RelE/ParE family toxin codes for MLSIKWSNRAVKEKSDILRYWVKRNGTETYSEKIEAETDKAINLIVENRLIGEKVKNRDNVRRLTVMHDYAIYYTVIKNNLYILSFWDNRQDPERLEL; via the coding sequence ATGCTATCTATAAAGTGGAGCAATAGAGCCGTAAAAGAAAAATCGGATATTTTGCGTTATTGGGTTAAACGTAATGGGACTGAAACGTATTCAGAAAAAATTGAAGCTGAAACGGACAAAGCGATAAACCTAATAGTAGAAAACAGGCTTATCGGTGAAAAAGTGAAGAACAGGGATAATGTAAGACGCCTCACTGTTATGCATGATTATGCTATCTATTACACCGTGATAAAGAATAACTTATATATACTTTCTTTTTGGGATAATAGACAAGATCCTGAACGCCTAGAATTATAA
- a CDS encoding YbbN family protein has translation MLYTNLHHIETAEDHADIINGNENVMVICGRMGPMCIPVYGIAEELEEEYPHIKFCDMEFDNPEAYVIRNLPEVRGFMGIPFTIYYKNGKVVKATSSIQTREQVTAILDEKFGKN, from the coding sequence ATGTTGTACACAAATTTGCATCACATTGAGACAGCGGAAGATCATGCTGACATCATCAACGGGAACGAAAACGTAATGGTTATATGCGGACGCATGGGGCCTATGTGTATCCCGGTATATGGAATCGCCGAAGAACTCGAAGAAGAATACCCGCACATAAAATTCTGTGACATGGAATTTGACAACCCCGAAGCGTATGTAATCCGCAACCTGCCCGAAGTAAGGGGATTTATGGGAATTCCTTTTACAATCTATTACAAGAATGGCAAAGTGGTAAAAGCCACTTCCAGCATTCAGACCAGAGAGCAGGTTACCGCAATATTGGATGAGAAGTTCGGTAAAAACTAA